Proteins encoded in a region of the Anopheles ziemanni chromosome 2, idAnoZiCoDA_A2_x.2, whole genome shotgun sequence genome:
- the LOC131286547 gene encoding homeotic protein proboscipedia, with protein MSISNGKTSSDIENVDWNSSGMLTHTRYGSTSSQVSQSSGDICRICHCESDTLNPLLTPCYCSGSLKFVHQTCLQQWLTASETNACELCKFPFIMHTKIKPFNEWRSLDMSGVERRRLCCAVLFHCAAGLCVIWSLCVLIERAAEEVRRGQIGWPFWTKLIVVTVGLTGGVVFMYIQCKQYLSLCNRWRARNRILLIQNAPEKIHPPQSPQMPQFRRVRTAATSGQQQQQALQQQHPFGAMGINAVNNAVSASAASAAVLGSHHMHVRSSFDHPLGTGLGLGGSAGGGGNHCELQLNQQGQIIAANIESNSIDRYDRDWTLDDISQVSFKPCLQGSGSLTPMPFHDSLHNVCESNGGGSVVPAAGAAIQPSAQSASGEQNMNNSSNTSSGSGGGPELSLLNKLNNNGAERSGSSSPNVAIAATTAAPGTIGRYVNSAIFLENRDILNDPSGPGGSVNTEAVTVGAVGNNKLYHRHSTVLAGGVPPSSTFARADGGEEESNGSATGGQEWTQDQQSGGSKAFRRYSDTKLLQKQTLSFVQPSEPLALCEIGTHTKDQLLLNPKSIIYDMTNLLGPAVIIPGEQDGGTNDNVSGAPGNHRHHHSHHHHGHHHHLHHHRHHHPYRHHQQQQQQQHSPADRATGDDTLPSTDIQFDAGVDDDALEMNIQEILDYDQQQQQQQHFFPNDRKHTAQAKAPNEQRLSLENILQASYHDDPSTVPSRPYYDHGHAPISLSLSSKTPPGGGTVSGRIIPSQQHPHQQPALSSFSATGGAYPHPRSTMAGTIVVSGGVTDHPLRSPPVPEMQSYQHPAGPHHAHPQLQQQRSHCNESSAGTTGHRFGGTNEGGTNSKHKLFKSLPNLSASSENLLP; from the exons ATATGGCTCCACCAGCAGTCAAGTGTCGCAGAGCAGTGGCGACATTTGCCGTATCTGTCACTGCGAATCCGACACGCTCAACCCGCTGCTGACGCCCTGCTACTGCTCCGGAAGTCTGAAGTTCGTGCACCAGACGTGCCTGCAGCAGTGGCTGACGGCGTCGGAAACGAATGCCTGCGAGCTGTGCAAGTTCCCGTTCATCATGCACACCAAAATCAAACCGTTCAACGAG TGGCGAAGCTTGGACATGTCCGGTGTCGAAAGACGGCGACTGTGCTGCGCGGTGCTGTTCCACTGTGCCGCCGGCCTGTGCGTCATCTGGTCGCTGTGCGTGTTGATTGAGCGAGCTGCCGAGGAGGTGCGGCGCGGTCAGATCGGTTGGCCCTTCTGGACGAAGCTGATTGTGGTCACGGTTGGGCTGACCGGTGGCGTCGTCTTCATGTACATCCAGTGCAAGCAGTACTTGAGCCTATGCAACCGTTGGCGCGCGAGAAATAG AATACTGCTCATTCAGAACGCCCCGGAAAAGATTCATCCACCACAGTCGCCGCAGATGCCCCAGTTCCGGCGGGTACGGACGGCGGCCACATCAggacaacagcagcagcaggcgctCCAGCAACAGCATCCATTCGGGGCGATGGGCATCAATGCGGTGAACAATGCGGTCAGCGCGTCGGCAGCTTCCGCCGCCGTCCTCGGTAGCCATCACATGCACGTACGATCGTCGTTCGATCATCCCCTCGGCACGGGGCTGGGGCTGGGCGGTTCCGCAGGCGGAGGAGGGAACCACTGCGAGCTGCAGCTGAATCAGCAGGGACAGATCATCGCGGCAAACATCGAAAGTAATTCGATCGATCGGTACGATCGCGACTGGACACTGGACGACATCAGCCAGGTGTCGTTCAAACCGTGCCTCCAGGGAAGTGGCAGCCTTACGCCGATGCCCTTCCACGACTCGCTGCACAACGTGTGCGAATCGAACGGTGGTGGAAGTGTGGTGCCGGCTGCCGGTGCTGCCATACAACCATCCGCGCAATCTGCCTCTGGTGAGCAGAACATGAATAACAGCTCCAACACTAGCAGCGGAAGTGGCGGCGGCCCTGAGTTGAGCTTGCTGAACAAACTGAACAACAACGGTGCGGAACGAAGCGGAAGCAGCTCGCCGAATGTCGCGATCGCCGCCACAACCGCTGCACCGGGCACCATTGGACGCTACGTAAACTCGGCCATATTCCTCGAGAATCGTGATATACTAAACGACCCGTCCGGTCCAGGAGGATCGGTCAATACGGAAGCGGTGACGGTAGGGGCGGTCGGTAACAACAAACTTTACCATCGCCACTCAACGGTCCTGGCTGGTGGTGTGCCGCCGTCCAGCACTTTTGCCCGAGCCGATGGCGGTGAAGAGGAAAGTAATGGCAGCGCCACAGGTGGACAGGAGTGGACTCAGGATCAGCAGTCGGGGGGAAGTAAAGCATTCCGTCGCTACTCGGACACCAAATTGTTGCAGAAGCAAACGCTCAGCTTCGTCCAGCCGTCGGAACCGCTGGCGCTCTGTGAGATTGGCACGCACACCAAAGACCAGCTGTTGCTGAACCCGAAGAGCATCATCTACGACATGACGAATCTGCTCGGTCCGGCGGTGATCATTCCCGGGGAGCAGGATGGAGGGACAAACGACAATGTGTCCGGTGCACCCGGTAATCATCGGCACCATCATAGTCACCATCATCAtgggcatcatcatcatttgcatcatcatcggcaCCATCATCCGTATcggcaccatcagcagcagcagcagcagcaacattccCCGGCGGATCGAGCGACCGGAGACGACACACTGCCCTCCACCGACATCCAGTTTGATGCCGGTGTGGATGATGATGCACTGGAGATGAACATACAGGAGATTCTGGACTacgatcagcagcaacagcagcagcagcactttTTCCCCAACGATAGGAAGCACACCGCACAGGCAAAGGCCCCGAACGAGCAGCGACTGTCGCTGGAGAACATTCTGCAAGCGTCTTACCATGACGATCCAAGCACGGTCCCGAGCCGGCCGTACTATGACCACGGTCACGCACCGATCTCCCTCAGTCTCTCTAGTAAAACTCCGCCGGGGGGAGGCACGGTATCTGGCCGGATAATACCGTCACAACAGCATCCGCACCAACAGCCAGCATTGTCGTCGTTTTCGGCCACCGGCGGGGCGTACCCTCATCCACGTTCCACGATGGCCGGTACGATCGTCGTTTCCGGCGGTGTTACGGATCATCCTCTCCGATCGCCACCGGTACCGGAAATGCAATCGTACCAGCACCCTGCCGGCCCCCACCATGCTCATCCACAACTCCAGCAGCAACGTTCGCACTGCAACGAATCCTCCGCCGGTACCACCGGGCACCGGTTCGGGGGCACCAACGAGGGCGGGACTAACAGCAAGCACAAACTGTTCAAATCCCTGCCCAATCTGAGCGCCAGCAGTGAAAATCTGCTCCCGTAG